The genomic region ACTCAAAAACAAGGTTCTAAACTGCATGTACCTGCCACTATATACAGCTTCTTTAATTGTTCAACAACTTTCGGCAATATCACAGTTTGATCATTTATTTTAAACTTTCCTTTAAAATATAATCATTATACAGTGATTAGTTTTCTTGTATATTGTTTCATTTAAAAACATAAGAAAGTGGAATGAGAAATAGCTGGGTCAGTTAGTTTTGCTGACCGTGACTACCTATACGGCCACTGAGGACCAATGATTGATGTCCACTGGTCCTCAGTGCTGGAGGACCATAGTGTAGCTGGCAGGTGACATCTATTCTGGAGGATTAGTAACTGACTGAATTAGTTCAAGTTTATCAAATTATATTCCATAATTGATTGGAGGAAAATAACAGCCGGTACATATATGCTATGTTATTGCACCACCTAGCTTCAGTTTTATAGCAAGCATTGCATTAAAATCATTTCTCTTTGGGATTATTTCATTCTGTAAATATTAAGAATCTAGCATTAATGTGTAGAACACATCGTGCAGAGAATGtttcaaggcatcgagggataataTCAGAAACTGTGATCGTGTACCTAAGGTTTATTCTTTGGAACACACGAAAGTTTGTCATTCTTTACAATACATCGAGATCTACGCAGGTTTCTGTTTTCTTGTCAGTTCTCCACATTTGCCTGCTCTCTTGAAAGCATTAACTCCTAGTTGGAATATGGCTCTTCAGACAGACTTCAGCATCTCGCCTAAGTGGCCATTATTCACAAATGAGCCTTGACAGTGTCTGCTGGGAAAACTACTCGGTCACAGGGTTTTAACAGTCAACTTCACCTGACATCCAAACAAGCTGCCAGTAGGTGTCAGTGCTGGATAGCATACAGCTAGGGAGCCCAAGGATGTTGAGAACAATTGCAACAGCCCTATTATTGCTGCCCATCTGAATTCAGCCAACTCAAGACATAAACCTTTCAATTTCTTTTTTCGTTTTGGTCCATGTGATCTCACAATTTCTGGTGATAAAGttactggcatggactcgatgggccgaatggcctccttctgtaccgtaaatgaCTCTAATGATCAGGGAAAGAAAAGATGTTGGGAAGAAATTGTGCAATTTAAATTGTTCAATTACCAGATAATTCTGGTGGGGCCAATGGGTCAAAAATGGGATGGAACCTGAATCCACTGAGATTTCACCCCATTCATAAAGTTGCAGGTAATTGTGAGCTGTTGATAGGCGCTTCTTCTAGCTGCTTCAACTACATTTAGCTAGCACTTTGGGGTGGTATCTGGAGGACACTTCCAGGCTACCCTTGGAATTCATGAGATGCACTCCTGACAGGCCCAGTAGGACCTATATCTGCTAAGGTTTCCATCCTGGAGCTACAGTGAAGCAAAAGGTTCCAAAGGCAAATGGCAATCAATCCCAAAAGGATTCCAACAAAGGCATTTGCCAGACAGGCAGGAGAGATGGTcccaaacacaaaagcaaaatactgtggatgctggaaatcagaaagaaaaacagaaaatgctggaaatactcggcaagtcaggcagcatctgtggactgagaaacagaggtaacatttcaggtctgtgacatttcgtcAGATGTTTCCAAAGTTTTTTATAGGCCCTTGGCTTTTCCCCAGTCAGAAGGAAGTTCATGGATTGTGATGCCTGTCATTACACTAGGATGGTGCCCACATGTGCCCTCCAGTGTTTACAGGGTCAGTGAGAAAGCACCCCATATCATGGTGCAGGTGGGCATAAGTATCACTTCAAGTTCATCTCCAGTAACTGCCTACCCTTGGTGGagcggtggggggtgggtggggtgggggtggtggaggtgtaTAGTAGTGGTTTGTGCAGGACTGCCCATTACCTGGGTTTAGTAAGGAGGCAGATCGATCCAATTTCTATTTTAAATCCTCTTCTTTATAGGTACAAGCCATTTCCCAATAGGCCCACACCAGCCTTTGGAGAACAGTATGCCTCAATCCACTCAGTGTGCCTCTCCACTGATATACCAGTTTCTACCTGAGCCAATGAACTGGAAGAAATTTTCATGTGAGCCAATGAACTGGCACAGAAAGTTTGTCTAGGATTTTGACTACGGTTAAGCATGACAGAACATTAGGTTGGCAGAGAGAAAATATGCACTAGATTTAcagtttttattacattaaaacatAAACTTAGATAAATGAGGAAACACACTTTATTCCTGTTTTTCATTTCCTTTTAATAATTATTTTGGTTAAAAGTTACGGAACACACATACCTGGAGTCTCACAGTGCCCTGGTCCCATTGGTGGGAAATCCACCTTCCTCATTGTAGAGAGATCCAGTTTGGCTAAATCTTCTGTATCTGCCTCTATCTCTGTCACTGCCTCAAACCcaggcccagtctctgttcctGGTCCTGTTACTGTCCTTACCACAGTCCCAGCAACGCTCACAGATCTGGTTTCATTCTCTGCTCCTGCCCCAGTCTCACCCTCAGCTGCTATTAATGTGCCTTCATCTGCCTGTATCATTATCACTACTTCTACTCCAGACCCACACTCATCTCTTGCTAGTATATCTGTTGCTATCATTGCTTTAGCCTTAGTAGCTGCCCCAGTTAATGTCACTGCCCCAGTCCCTGTCACTGCCCCAGTTCTAGTTCTCCCTTCTGCCTCTATTACAGTCACTACTGGAGCTCCACTTGATGCAGCTGCACTTCTGTATTCTCTCCTCTGTAAGTCACGCCACCGTGCAACAATAGGACTGCTACTGGCAACCGGACTCGGCAGCTCCCACTTCAGCTTGTTCCCTGTTGATCTGGTTTTAAATTGAGAAGCCGTCAGCTTTCCTCTTTCTGCCACCTGCAAaccagtacagagagagagagagaatacatgTCAAAAGCAGATGTAGGCAGTTCTGATTAGCTTTGACGACTACAATAAGTCTTTGGGAAACATTCTGGGAGTTGCAAACAGACAGCAGCGATGTACCATGTGATCTTTAACAGAACTATAAGTCCCGATAAATGCAATATTATAGACACTAGAACAATGTAATTTTAGTCCTTTTCTATTACACCATAGCCCCTTTTATAGAATAGGAATCATGTGTGCAGGGGCCAGAAAAGCTGTCTATCCACCTTCCTGGAGCATGAGGATTGGGCAATTTTAATTCCCAATCCTCATTTTAATCCCCCTTCACTGTCTCCCCTGCAAAGCTAGCAGGGATTATGTAcagcataaataaaaacaagaaatgctggaaccactcggcaggtctggcagcatctgtggaaagagaagcagagttaacgtttcaggtcagtgaccggtcactgacccgaaacgttaactctgcttctctttccacagatgctgccagacctgctgagtggttccagcatttcttgtttttatttcagatttccagcatccgcagtattttgtttttattattatgtACAGCATATTGGATGGGAGTGGGAAATCACACGGCTGCAGGACATTGTCAGATACCCAAGAAAACAGGCCCCAGCAAGGTCAGTGAGGAGGCAGGGGGTCATGTTTGGAGGTCCAGGATGATCACAGCCTGTAGGGAGAGAAAGCTGGGCACAGAGGTGGCCTAAGGTTTCCTTGTTAGAaagtcctgctcctcctggcccacagcaACATTTGGAAAAAAGATAAAAAATTTGCCACTGCCTCCTCAGGCCTGCTGCTACTTGTCATACAAAAATGCTTGCTATCTTACATAAACAGAGTAAAGAATTTACCAAAATTACTGAGATAAGCGAATCAGAACCACCTGGCTGTCAGCCACCAAGTTTAAAAACAGAGACATGGGGCCGAAATTTATGGTGCAAATGATGACGATCCGCCCAGGCAGACCGCAAGTCGCAGAGCCGCAATGATATTCAACACAgtgactcatttaaatggccagggaggACCGCCCAcctcaatgacatggagggggcccacgatgttgtgccgaacctttaacctactctaagatcaaactacctacctacccttcattctactatcatccatgtacctatccaagagtcgcttaaatgtccctaatatatctgcttctactaccaccgctggcaacacattccacgcacccaccactctctgtgtaaagaacctacctctgacatctccctgaaaccttcctccaatcaccttaaaattatgccccctggtgacagccctttccaccctgggaaaaagtctctggctatccactctatctatgcctctcatcatcttgtacccctctatcaagtcacctctcatccttcttcgctccaatgagaaaagctctagctccctcaatctttcttcataggacatgccctccagtccaggcagcatcctggtaaatctcctctgcaccctctctaaagcttccacatcctttctataatgaggcgaccagaactgaacacaatattccaagtgtggtctaaccagggctttatagagctgcagcataacctcacagctcttaaactcaatccccctgttaatgaaagccaacacaccatacgccttcttaacaaccctatcaacttgggtggcaactttgaccgatctatggacatggaccccaagattcctctgttcctccacacaaccaagaatcctgtcttttagcctgtattctgtattcaaattcgaccttccaaaatgaatcacttcacacttttccaggttgaactccatctgccacttctcagcccagctctgcatcctgtcaatgtcccgttgcaacctacaacagccttccacactatccacaactccagaaatcttcgtgtcatcggcaaacttgctaacccagccttccacttcctcatccaagtcatttataaaaatcacaaagagcagaggtcccagaacagatccctgcggaacaccactggtcaccgagctccatgctgaatactttccatctactaccaccctctgtcttctatgggccagccaattttgtatccagacagccaactttccctggatcccatgcctccttactttctgaatgagcctaccatggggaaccttatcaaacgccttgctaaaatccatatacaccatatccactgctcgtccttcatcaatgtgttttgtcacatcttcaaagaattcaataaggcttgtgaggcatgacctgcccctcacaaagccatgctgactgtctctaatcaaaccatgcatttccaaataatcataaatcctgtatctcagaatcctctccaataatttgcccactactgacgtaagactgactggtctataattcccagggttatccctattccctttcttgaacaagggaataacatttgccgccctccaatcatctggtacgattccagtggacagtgaggacacaaagatcatcgccaaaggcgcagcaatctcttccctcgcttcccataatatccttgggtataccccgtctggccccggggatttatctgtCTTCATATCGTTCAAaacttccagcacatcctccctcttaacctcaacctgttcgagcacatcagcctgtttcacgctgtcctcacaaatgaccaggtccctctcacgagtgaatactgaagcaaagtattcatttaggacctcccctacctcctccgactccaggcacaagttccctccactatccctgatcagccctaccctcactctggccatcctcttgttcctcgcataagtgtagaatgccttgggattttccttaatcctacccgccaagacattttcatgtccccttctagctctcctaagtccatttttcagttccttcctggctgccttgtaaccctctagagccctgtctgatccttgcttcctcaaccttaagtaagcttccttcttcctcttgactagctgctccacatctcttgtcatccaaggttccttcaccctaccatcccttccctgcctcatcgggacaaacctatccagcagtgctccctaaacaacctccacatttctgtcgtgcatttccctgagaacatcagttcccaatttatgctccccagttcctgcctaatagcattgtaattccccttcccccaattaaatattttcccatcccgtctgctcctatccctctccatgactatagtaaaggtcagggagttgtgatcactatcaccgaaatgctctcccaccgagagatctgccacctggcctggttcgttgccaagcaccaagtccaacatagcctcccctctagtcggcctatctacatattgagtcgggaaaccttcctggacacacctgacaaaaactgctccatccaaactatttgcactaaggaggttccaatcaatattagggaagttgaagtcacccatgacaacaaccctgttacttctgcacctttccaaaatctgtctcccaatctgttcctccgtgtctctgttgctattggggggtctatagaaaacttccaacaaagtgattgctcctttcctgtttctgacttccacccataatgactcagtagacaaaccctcctcgacgacctccctttctgtagcagtgatactatccctgattagcaatgccactcccccacctcttttccctccctccctattccttttgaaacatctaaaccccggaacatccaacatccattcctgcccctgtaatatccaagtctctgtaagggccacaacatcgtagctccaagtactgatccatgctctaagttcatcacccttattcctgacacttcttgcgttaaaatagacacccatcatactggctgcaactttgccctgtcaattgtctaaccttcctcaaagactctctgcactcggtatctgcctgttcaacagctaccccatccactgatccgtagctccggttcccatccccctgccaaattagtttaaaccctcccgaagagctctggcaaacctccagcccaggatattggtgcccctccagttcagatgcaacccatccttcttgtacaggtcccaccttccccagaaggtatcccaatgatccatatatctgaagccctccctcctacaccagttctgtagccacgtgttcagctgcactcgctccctgtttctagcctcactagcacgtggcactggtatcaatcctgagattactactctgctcgccctgccttttagcttccaacctaactccctatattcgcttttcaggtcctcatcccttttcctggctatgtcattggtaccgatgtgtaccatgacttctggctgcttcccctcccccttaagaatcctgtagattcgatctgagacatccctgaccctggcacccgggaggcaacataccatccgggagtctcgttcgcgaccacagaatctcctgtctgttcctcgaaccattgaatctcctatcactatcgctctcctattctcccccagtTCCTTTAAGCATTCCTGCACAAAAGTAATTTTTTAAATTGCTGCTTGAGATAATGGAAATCCATACAACTCACAACAAATCTTATACAAGAATTATGTAAATAAAATGAGATAAGCCCAATCAAATCAAGTTCTTATAACCTGTGTGGATATAGTGCATCCTCTTCAATGCCCAAGAAGGCATCAGTGTGATGGCCAAGTGGTATAAGTACTTTGAGATTTGTCCAATACCACTCCATCCACCACAGCAAAAGACCACCATTGCTGACAAAAATACATATTCTATTTAAACTATTTTCTGACTGAAATATGCAGTGCAAATGCTGAGTGGTCTCAGAATTGCAAAAATACTTCACTTTTTGGTGGTGCTGAGAATGCTGAATTCTATGCCTCATTGATTACAACTGGGCAGTACCTAACATTACGTGACAGGTCCAAACTGTACACTTACTAATCCATTGGAGTTCCTTTCCTTACATAAAGGCAATGTTGCAGCCTCCCAGAAGAAGGGGAACTGCACAAACAATATTGCAAAATAACCTCTGCTGTCCGAGTTTAAATAGCTATATTTTCTGAGAGGAAACGAATGTACAGAAACAAAAGTAAGTCTGACAAAGTTCAGTCCAAAATTTGTGAAGGTGGCCCTGCAGCAGTGTGAATATGGAGGTGGGCTGTCAGAACTGTCAGTCTTTGTAAATCATGAGCAAATGTGGAACAATGTACTGAAGGAGCAAACGAATATATGCACCCACGTTACCACTACAGATAGTACAAACTTCCACAACTTTGTAAAATTGATGAAATATAGACAAAAAtgcattttttattcattcctgtgaTGTGTGTATCATTGGCATGGCCATCATTcagtgcacatccctaattgccctcgagaaggagatggtgaactaccttcttgaacggctgcagtccctgtggtggagATACATCCACaaagctgttagggagggtgtttcagaattttaacccagcaacagtgaaagaatggcaatttagttccaagtcaggatggtgtgtgacttgcaggggaacttgagtatggtggtgttcctatgtatctgctgcctttgttcttctcggtggtagaggtcacgggtttggaaggtgttgtcgaaggaggcttaACGGGTTACTGCAGTGCACCTTGAATTTGGTACAAACTGTTGCCTTTGTGCACCAGTGGAGTAGGGAATGaacgttgaagatggtggatggggtgccgatcaaactggccgctttgttctggatggtgtcaagctacccgagtgttgctggagccgcactcatcccggcaaatggagagtatttcatcacacttctgacttgtgccttgtagaaaggCTTTgagaaatcaggaggtgagttacacaccgcagattttccaacctctgacctgctcttgtagccatagaattcataacaagatggatgaattgatggccCAAATATAAATAAATGATGATGATATGATAGCCACTACAGAGATGTAGTGCAAGGCGACAAAGTGAATATTCAAGGGCATttaacattttggaaggataggaagaaaggaaaagaaggtggggtagctctgttaatatagGATGAGAtcggtacagtagtgagaaattatcTCGGCTAGGAAggtcaagatatagaatcagtttgggtgaagataagaaatagcaaaagaactaagtcactggtgggagtagtttataggccccctaacagtagctacactgtaggacagagtataaatcaagaaataatgggagcttgtaagaaaggaactgcaataattgtgggcgattttaatcttcatatcgattggactaatcaaattggcacaggtagcctggaggatgggtttttagagtgtattcaggacagtttcttggaacaatacattttgGAAcctaccagagagcaggctattttagaactggtaatgtgtaatgaggcaggattaataatgacctcaaagtaaaggatcctctagacaagagtgatcataacatgatagaatttcacattcagtttgcttGTGCGAAATTtgagtctgaaactagtgtcttaaaagcaattacaagggtatgaagacagagttggctaaagtggattgggaaaattggttaaaaggtaagatggtagagaagcaatggcatacatttaaggggatgtttcataactctcaacaaatatatatttcattgagaaagaaaaactctatgagaaggatgcaccatccatggctaactaaggaaaatAAGGATGGAATCAAATTGAAAGAAAGAGAGTACAATTCTGATGGGCCAaacgattgggaaaattttagaaaccagaaaagggtggctaaaaaataataaaaggggagaaattaaagtatgaaagtaaactagcaagaaatataaaaacagacagtaaaagcttctacaagtatataaaaaggacaacagtagctaaagtaagtgttggtcccttagaggatgagactggggaattaataatgggaaacaaggtgttacaaccaggtgagaaaagtgtctaggggtccctttcagccttcacctggtcctactgtaacagggtttaattctaaacacatcgtgtttttagctcccccttggtgaatccttgttcacctctttcaccAGCAGAaacaggtttcttaggtttaacaaaaaaagattgaaatttattaaacctaaacctaaattctaattcagttaatgactaCGGATATACTACgtgcccacgctagcgtgcatacgtgatacacgcatgcagatagagacagaaaagagcaaaagaaaagtaaagtggaaaagtttcagcAAATCTCTGTAGaaggtttttgttacagttcttcaagcttactgtggagtccttgattttcattggggcccagtattcttcttaaaccttgttcactgtaggagactttctctcttggggttcatgtgtcttcagtggatttgggattccatgagaaagagatgggagaggcTGTGATgagtcagccaggagaggtcttttcagtccaggagcaagcagataCTCTCAGTTCAAACAATTTGtaccattcagaaaaccccaggttgctaagcaggttagtcatgtgactggtcttggctctgtggattgtatcatcttagcagggaatggaatgtgcttccctgccttcaatgtctggtgctcaaagtccattgtgggttaaatggataagagGAGTAaattctcttgtccctattggtatgtaaatgtcttccagccaagtgtctggcagcccttgtaacaggccttttctttttcccagcaacaatttgaaattttatgCCCATATGGCAAaactaatatgcttcattcttggcagttgaGGGCCTGCATGGCACAAGGAAATGGTggggactttgaacaaatattttgtatctgtcttcacagcagaagagacaaaaagcattcaagaatagtagaaaatccagagaaaaaagggagggaggaacttaaaacaatcactatcactagagaaaaagtactaggaaaactactgggactaaaggctgataagTCTCCTGGATCTGAtagtctacatcctagggtcttaaaagaaatggctgcagagataatggatgcattggttgtaatcttccaacatTTCCTAGATCTTGGAAATGTCTCATGGGATTGGAAAACCAcatatgtaacacctctattcaagaaaggagggagatggaAGCAAGAAATTATAGGCCAATTGGCCTAACATTtgtcatggggaaaatgctagaatccattattaaggaagtagtagcaggacatttagaaaatcataatgcaatcacacAGAGTTAGCAtggtttatgaaagagaaatcatctttgataaatttattagagttcattgaggatgtaacaagcaggatggataaaggggaatcagtagatgtcatgtatttggattcccaaaagacatttgataagttgccacataaaaggttactacacaagataagagctcatgatgttggggattggctaacaggaaacagagagtcgggataaatgggacattttcaagttggcaaactacaacaagtggcgtgccacaggggtcagtgctgtggCTTCAACTATTTCAtgccctatattaatgacttggatgaagggactggctgtatttgctgactatacaaagaTAGCTCGGAGGGCAAGTTGTGAggcggacacaaagagtctgcacagGGAcacagataagttaagtgagtaggcaaaaatttggcagatggagtataatgtgggaaaa from Heterodontus francisci isolate sHetFra1 chromosome 1, sHetFra1.hap1, whole genome shotgun sequence harbors:
- the LOC137358285 gene encoding cell division cycle protein 20 homolog B-like, coding for MEWELERFFPRKSKTGEEMQWEKIMKKLANETKWNSQRYVHRLFKVAERGKLTASQFKTRSTGNKLKWELPSPVASSSPIVARWRDLQRREYRSAAASSGAPVVTVIEAEGRTRTGAVTGTGAVTLTGAATKAKAMIATDILARDECGSGVEVVIMIQADEGTLIAAEGETGAGAENETRSEQRLGLGLRQ